AGGACGAGGACGGTTCCGGAGTCATCACCCTCATGACCCTGCACACCGCCAAGGGCCTCGAATTCCCGGTCGTCTTCCTGACCGGCATGGAGGACGGCGTGTTCCCGCACATGCGCGCCCTCGGCCAGACCAAGGAGCTGGAGGAGGAGCGACGGCTCGCGTACGTGGGCATCACTCGCGCGCGCGAGCGGCTCTATCTGACGCGGGCGTCGATGCGCAGCGCCTGGGGCCAGCCCTCGTACAACCCGCCCTCCCGCTTCCTTGAGGAGATCCCGGAGGCGCATCTGGACTGGAAGCGCACGGGTTCCATGGGAGCGGTGGCCTCCGGTCCGGTCGGCGGTGTGGCGGCCTCCCTGTCCTCCTCCCGCTCACGCTCGGCGGCCTCGGGCGCGTCCGGCTTCGCGACGCGGCGCGGCTCCTCGGAGAAGCCGGTGGTGTCGCTGGCGGTCGGGGACCGGGTCACCCACGACCAGTTCGGCCTCGGCACGGTGGTCGGGGTCAAGGGCATGGGAGCGAACTCGGAAGCCACGGTCGACTTCGGCGGGGAGAAGCCCAAGCGCCTGCTGCTGCGGTACGCGCCGGTGGAGAAGCTGTAGGCGGCGGGACCGGACCCGCGTGCGGGGCCGCGCACCGGGCGGCGGCTTCCGCCGGCCCGGGGCTACCGCCGGTCTGGGGCTACCGCCGGTCTGGGACTACCGCGCGCAGGCGCGCACGGCGTCTAGGTGGGGTCGATGCCGTGGCTGCGCAGCCACGGCAGAGGGTCGATCGCCGAACCGCCGCCGGGGCGCACCTCGAAGTGCAGGTGCGGGCCGGTGGAGTTGCCGGAGTTGCCGGAGTACGCGATCGGGTCGCCGGCCTTCACGACCGTCCCCGAGGCGACCTTGTACGTGGAGAGGTGGCAGTACCAGGTCTCCGTGCCGTCCTTGGCCGTTACGATGATCATGTTTCCGTAGGCGCTGTTCCACTGCGTACGGACGGTTCCGTCGGTCGCGGCCATCACCGTCGTGCCGTACGAGACCGGGAAGTCGATACCGGTGTGCACGGACATCCAGTTGATACCGGCCTGGCCGTAGTAGGCGCTGAGTCCGTGCCGCGAGACCGGCAGTGCGAACTTCGGCCGCAGCCGCTCCTTGCGGGCCGCCTCGGCCGCCGCCTTCTGCTTCTCGGCGGCCTGCTCGGCCTTCAAGTCGATACGTTCCTGCGTGCGGCTCGCCCGGTCCGCGAAGTCGTCCGCGTCCGCGGAGAGGCTTTCGAGCTGGGCGTCCAGCTTGTTGTTCGCGACCGACGGCTTCACGTCGGTCGTATCGGGCGCGGCGGCCGTCGTCTGGACGTCGTCTCCGCCCTCACCCCCGGTCACCGAGGCGGCGGCGATACCGGCGACACCCATCACACACGCCGACGGCACGGCGATCGTCAGCAGCGCGGAGCGCTTGGGCGGCGGACGGCGGCGCGACCGGGAAGCGGAACGGCCCGCCGCGCGGGATCCGGCCCGGGAGCCCGGGGGGGCGGCGGGGGCGATCTCCTCGACGCCGTCGAGCAGTTCGGGCTCGTCGTCGTCGGCGTGGTCGTGACCGCGATCGTATGCGTGGCTACGGGCGTGAGCGCCGGTGTCCTCGTCGGAGAGGGCGTCGGTGTCGCTGTGGCCGGAGTGTTTGAACTCGCTCCGCGCGGTTACCTGTTCCTCGGACGGCACCTGCTCGAATGTGGCGGTGGCCTGCTGGTGGAACGACTCCCGCTGGTCGTAGGACTCGGGCTGGGGCTGCTCGCCGCCGTCAGAGTTCCACGCGGTGGCGTCGTACGTACCCGTCTCGAAGGTGGGGGCCGTCCACTGCTGGGTGGGGTCGGCCTGTTCGGCCTGGTGCCAGGCGTTCGCGTCCCACTGCCCGGTGCCGTCGGGGCCGGTGCCCTGCGTCGGGATCTCACCGAGCTGCTGGTAACCGGAATCCGGCCAGACACCGCTCGTGTCGTAACTGCCGGTCTCGTAGGCGGCGGCATGGTGCTGGGCCGCGTACGGGTCGTAGTTCAGCGTGTGATGACTGCCGGTGGAATCAGCCCAGTTACCGCCGTGAGGCGTCCCGGTCGTGGTGCCGTACGAACCCGTTCCGGCCCCACCGCCTTCGGTTCCGCTTCCGTTGCCGGGCAGATCGCCGAAGAGGGGATCGGTGTCGAACGTGGTCGTCGCGTAGGCGCCCGTCATGTCGTAACCACCTGTCGTTCCGTACGAGCCGGTGGCGGCCGGGTCAAAACCGGTCGTTTCGAAGCCGGTGGCGGGATATCCGTCGTACGGGGTGAAGTCGCCGTACTGGGCCCCTTGGCGGCCGTGGGACGCGTGATGCGCCGAGGCGGCTTCGGGAGCCGGAGCCGGGGGAGTTACGGTCCCCGACGGGTGACGGTCGTTCACCAACTTCTCTTTCGCCTCGACAACAGGGGCTGGCAGAGCAGTGCGGCGACTGTACCCGGCGGTATGAGGGCGCGACAATCTTCGGCAGGTTTCCTCCTCTCAGGAAAGGGGCATTCGGCCGCCTTTCGGCGGAGGATGGGCAGAGCTTTGGCCTTGCGTTCGATGAACGTTCGAAGAAAAAACGTCTCTGAAGGCGAACTCGGCTTCCGCTTGGTGCGCTTGCCCTCGCTTCCCGCCGCGCCCCGTTGCCCCGGTTCGGGGTCGATCGCCCTCACGTGTCCGCTTCCGGTTGGACCTCGCTGATGGCTCCGGGTTTCGTTTCTGTGGACGGACCTCCTCGGTCACGCCACTGTCAGACCGCCGGTGTGAGCGGCGGCGCGGGCGGTCTCCTCCTCGGCGTCCAGGGCGCGGCGTATGCCGGCCGCGACCGCCGGGTGCACCGGCAGTGCGAGATGTCCGATTCCGCTCACGCGTACGTTCTGTGCGAGCAGATCCGGGTGTGCGATGCACGCCGTCTCCAGCGGATCCATCAGCTGGTCGAGGTCGCTCCAGAAACTCACGAACCGCGTACGGCAGTGCGGGGCAGGCTTGCGAAGCTCTTCCAGTACGCCGGAGCCCGGGCGCATCTGCCGGACGATCGGGTGTGCGTTCATCATCGGTACGACGCGGGTGCCCGCGTGCGGCGTGCCCAGGGTGACCAGGGTCCGGACGCGGATGTCACCGCCGAGGCGCTGCACGTAGTAGCGCGCGATCAGTCCGCCGAGACTGTGCCCCACGATGTCCACCTCCTGGCGGCCGGTGCGCTCGCAGATCTCCTCGATGTGCCGCCCGAGCAACTCGGCGGCGGTCCGTATGTCGCAGGTCAGCGGCGAGTAGTTGAGCGACTCGATCTGCTGCCGGCCGTGCTGGGCGAGGGAGCGGCGCAGCAGTACGAAGACCGAGCGGTTGTCTATGAAGCCGTGCAGCAGGACGACCGGGGGCTTGTCCGGAGCGGGCAGCCGGGCCGCTTCGGTGGTGGCGTCCGCGTCGAGGTCCGGGTCGGGCAGGTCGGCCAGGGACCGGGTCGGGATCGGGGACCGGCGGCGCTCCGGGGTGATCCCGGAGGGGTAGAGGACGAGATGGCCGGCCAGGATCGCGATCTCCAGGGCCGTCGCCTTCAGCAGGGTCAGCGAGAGTCCGGCCAGTCTGGTGGGGAACAGGCGCTGGCAGAATGGCAATAGGGGCAGCAGTGCCCTGGTGACCTTCATGGCCGACCTCCCGTCGGCGCACGGCAGGAACCCTCTGTCCCCCGTGTGCCCTCGTGGGAAGCCGATCGTGAGGACGGCGACGGTGCACGTGCGGCGTGCGTGACGCCGGTGGAGCGACGGGGTGTCCGTCGTCGTGCGATCGCCGATGCGCCGCACCACCCCCGTCGCGCGGCTGACGACGCGGAGGCGCGGAAACCTCGTAGCGGCTCCCCTTGCGCTCGTCCCGGGTGCGAACCCTGTGTCGCGGTGTACGGGATCGATGCGCTGCGAACTTGTCCCACCGTGTGATTTCCCCCTCGGTCCGCACCGCGAAACTGCCGGTTGCGGGATGCTGGAGATAACGTTCGTTCACTTCCCCGGACCGTGCGGTGCGGGGTGGTCGTGCCGGGCATGTCCGGGATGCATGCTGGGGACGGTCGCCGGCGCGGGATACGTGCCATCGGTGTAGTGGGTTCATGGAGGCAGTGATGGGTGTGGCAACCGGTCCGATCCGCGTGGTGGTGGCCAAACCGGGGCTCGACGGCCACGATCGCGGGGCGAAGGTGATCGCGCGGGCGCTGCGGGACGCGGGAATGGAGGTCATCTACACCGGCCTCCACCAGACGCCCGAGCAGATCGTGGGCACGGCGATCCAGGAGGATGCCGACGCGATCGGGCTGTCCATCCTGTCCGGTGCGCACAACACGCTGTTCGCGGCGGTCATCGAGCTCCTGAAGGAGCGCGACGCCGCGGACATCAAGGTGTTCGGCGGCGGGATCATCCCCGAGGCGGACATCGCGCCGCTCAAGGAGAAGGGCGTCGCGGAGATCTTCACGCCCGGAGCCACGACCACGGCCATCGTGGACTGGGTACGGGCGAACGTGCGCCAGCCGGCGTAGGGCTCCGCCGGATCGGCGGGCGTGGGCGCTTGGTGCGCGTGCGTGCGTGGGAGGGTGCGGGCCGACCGTGGCTGGTCGCGCAGTTCCTCGCGCCCCTGGGTGGGCCGGAGTGCCGGCGGTGGGGTGGTGCGGGTCCGTCGTGGCTGATCGCGCCGTTCCCCGCGCCCCTGGGTGGGTGGGGCCTCGGCCGGTGGATCGGTGCGGGTCGGTTTCGCCGCGTCCCTGAGGGTCGGGGGTGGGTTACGGGTGGGTCAGTTCGGTTTGGATCGCTGCTCTCAGTCGCAGCGTGGTGACCAGGCGTTGGAAGGATTCGGCCCAGTAACCCCCGGCGCCCGGAGCCGCGTTCTCCGATTCGTCGGGGACGGCCGTGAGCCCTTCGAGGCGGACGGCCTCCGCCGGATCCAGACACCGTTCGGCCAGTCCCATGACCCCGCTGAAACTCCACGGATAACTCCCCGCGTCGCGCGCGATGTTGAGCGCGTCCACCACCGCGCGCCCCAACGGCCCGGCCCAGGGCACCGCGCACACCCCGAGCAACTGGAACGCCTCCGACAGCCCGTGCGCCGCTATGAACCCCGCCACCCACTCGGCCCGCTCCTCGACCCCCAACGTGCCGAGCAGCTTCGCGCGCTCGGCCAGGGAAACGGCTCCGGGCCCGCCCGCCTCCGGCGCCCCCGGCGTCCCCAGCAACGCTCTGGACCAGGAAGGGTCCCGCTGCCGCACCGCCGCCCGGCACCACGCTCCGTGCAGCTCGCCCTGCCAGTCGTCGGCCACGGGCAGCGCCACGATCTCCTGCGGCGTGCGTCCCCCCAGCCGCGGCGACCAGATGCCGAGCGGGGCCGCCTCCACCAACTGGCCCAGCCACCAAGATCGTTCGCCCCGGCCGGCCGGAGCCTTGGCCACCACGCCGTCGCGCTCCATGCCCGCATCACATTCGTGCGGCGCCTCCACCGCTATGGTCGGCGTGCCGTGCGGGCCGGGTGTGCCGTGCGTGCGGTCGATCGCGACGCAGGATCCCGCCCGCTCCGCCATCCGCCCGGCGAGCGCCGAACCGGGCAGCGCGGACAGCAGCTCCGCCGCGGTGGCCCGTACGTTGCGGCTCCGGTCGGCCAACGCCCGCTCCAGGAAGGGCTCGTCCGCCGCACTCAGCCCCGTCCGCAACGAGTCGAGGAACATCAACCGGTCCTCGGCCCGCTCCGAAGCCCACGTCCCGGCGAGCAGATCGCGCGCGGCCCCCGCGTCCTGTGCCCGGACCGCCGCCAGCAGCGCGACCCGCTCGGCGAACAGCCCCTCCTCCCACAACGCGTGCATCCGCTCCGGCTCCTCGGACCCGGGCAGCACGGCGCCGCCGCCCGGCGCCGCCCGCAGCGCGAAGCGCCAGTCCGCGTTCAGCCGCGCCAGCCACAGGGCGCGCGGCCCCGCGAAGGCCAGCACCGCCGGCCGGATGTCCGTACGCCCCCGGGCCGCGTCCAGCAGCGCGGGAAGTGCCTGGGGAGGGGCCGCGAAACCCTGCCGGTTCGCCGTGGCGAGCCACTGCGGCAGCAGCTCCTTGAGGTCGGGGGCCGCCCCCCGGCGACCGCTGCTTCCCGCCCCCGGCCGGTCGGCGAGCAGCATCGTCAGCCGGCGCGCCGCAGCCGGCGGCAGCGGGGGACGGGTGTCCTCCGCCACTGGCTCGACGCGGGCCGCCGCCCGGCCCGGCCGCATCCCGGCCCGTCGTCGTACGGTCTCCACGGCCGCCGCGTCCAGCAAGGCCGTCGGCGCGTCGCGCCGGGACGTGACCCCGGAGGGTGTACGCCGCGTGGTCCCCAGCAGCGCCACGGTCACCAGCTCCTCCCAATGGCTCCCGCCGGACGCTTCCGTGGAAGCGGACGTGGGGGCGGAAGCGGGAGCGGGAGCCGCAGCGGAGGCGGGGACAGGGGAGCTGGTCATGGGCGTCCCTCTCTTAGGAAGCGTCTTAGGAAGCGTCTTTAGAAGCGTCTTGGGAAACGTCGTGGGAGGCGGCGGGGCGATCCGGTCGCCCGGTCGTAGGGGAGTCGAGAAGGCTGGATCGCGGTGACGTCAGCACAGGGTCACCGCCTCGCCCGCGCCCTGAGGCCAGGCCGTGAGGGGAGAGAAGCCGCGGTGGCCGCACTCTCCGAAGACCGTCACCGGAGCGCCGCCGGAGAGGGCGACCAGTCGCCACAGACCGGAGCGCGACCGGGCGGCCGGTGTCAGCGGCAGGGCGAGCTCTCCGTCGGCGTCCGCCAGCTGCCAGTCATCGCCGTCCGGAGTCGGTATGACGCGGGCCAACGTCACGGGCCGCGATTCGAGCCACGGATCGTCCCGGAGCGCCTCGCCGTACTCGGCCACGGCCCGCGCCACATCCACCCCGGGCGGCCGGAAACCGGCGGGCTCCGGCGCGGCGAACCGCTCGCCCAGCGCCGCCCTCGACTGCCCCGCGCCCGGATACGCGGACAGCTCCGCGTCCAGCGTCAGCCCGACGGGCAACGCCAGCTCCGGTGCGCGCCCGGCGGCCCCGTAGGAGAGCAGCAGCGCCGTACGCCCCGACTCGGCCCCGTACAGCCAGATGCGGCGGGTCGTGAGACGGCTGTCCGCGGTGTCGTACTGGGCCAGGACCAGCCACCGGTCACGCACCGGCGGGCCGTCCGCCGAGCCGGGCAGCCCGATCCGGGACCGGACCGTCGCGGCCAGGCCGTCAGGCAGCGCGGCCCGGCGCAGCCACCCCTGGTCGAGGAGGTGGAGCAGCGCGCACTCCTCCAGCAGCCGCACGGGCCAGCCGGGCCCCGACGACGGGATCGCCCCCAACTCCCGCACCCGCGCGGCAAGGCCCGGCGCCTGCGCGTCGACCATGCGGGCCGCCGTCTCCTCCCACAGCCCGTACCCCCTCCGCTCCGCCGAGGCCAGACCGCCCCGCAGCAGATCGGTCAGCCGCTGCTCCAGCTCCGACGCCCCCGCGGTGATCAACTCGGCCCGCCGCTCCGCCCTGCGCCGCGCCGCCGCCGGATCACCCGCGGACGCCGAACCGGCCGCGTCCTCGGCCCGTTTGTCGTCCGCGCGCTTGCGCCTGCCCTCGATCCACTCCTCCGCCCAGTCCGGCGCCTGCCCCTTCGGCACCGCGCCGTCCTCGCCGGCCCAGAGCAGCAGCAGCCCCAGCGCGTGCTTGCACGGGAACTTGCGGCTCGGGCAACTGCACTTGTACGCGGGCCCGGTGGAGTCCGCGATGTCGATCACCGTCCGGTACGGCTTGCTGCCGCTACCTCTGCACAGGCCCCATACCGTCCCCTCCTCGGAACTGCCCGCCTCCGACCACGGCCCGGCCGCGCCGAGCTTGCTGCCCGCTTTGCGTGACGCGGTGTCAGGCGCCAGTGCAAGCACCTGATCCGCGGTCCAGCGCACCCCCTGCTGAGTCATGGAACCGAAGGTAGGTCCCGCCACTGACAATCGCCTGCGGCGGATACGTTCGCGCAGGTCAGAGCCGATTGTCAGTGGCGTGGTGCACGGTGGTACCAGATCCGAACCGGCCGAGCCGCAAGGGGGACCGCTCCATGTCCGTGTCCGTCGACCCGACGTCCGTCGACCCGAACCACCACCAGTCCGAAGGCGTGCCCGCGCCCGCGGTCACGCCCGCGCCGGACAAGGGTGAGGAGCTGCGGCCGCACGCCGAGGACGCGTTCGCCTCCGAACTCGCCGCGCTGGCCGCGCAGGACGACCGTCCGCGGCCCGCCCGCTGGCGGATGTCACCGTGGGCCGTCGCGACGTACCTGCTGGGCGGCACGCTGGCGGACGGCACGGTGATCACGCCGAAGTACGTGGGACCGCGCCGCATCGTCGAAGTGGCCGTGACCACGCTCGCCACCGACCGGGCGCTGCTCCTCCTCGGCGTACCCGGCACGGCCAAGACGTGGGTGTCCGAGCATCTGGCCGCGGCGGTCAGCGGCGACTCCACGCTTCTCGTGCAGGGCACGGCCGGCACACCGGAGGAGGCGATCCGGTACGGCTGGAACTACGCGCAACTGCTCGCGCACGGACCGAGCCGGGACGCCCTGGTGCCCAGCCCCGTCATGCGGGCCATGGCCGAAGGGATGACGGCCCGGGTCGAGGAGCTGACCCGTATCCCCGCCGACGTACAGGACACGCTCATCACGATCCTGTCGGAGAAGAACCTGCCCATCCCGGAGCTGAACTCCGAGGTCCAGGCCGTCCGGGGCTTCAATCTCATCGCGACGGCCAACGACCGGGACCGCGGGGTGAACGACCTGTCGAGCGCCCTGCGCCGCCGCTTCAACACGGTGGTCCTGCCCCTGCCGGAGAGCGCCGAGGCCGAGGTCGACATCGTCTCGCGCCGGGTCGACCAGATCGGCCGCTCCCTGGACCTGCCCGCCGTGCCCGAGGGCATCGAGGAGATCCGCCGTGTCGTCACCGTCTTCCGCGAGCTGCGCGACGGCGTCACGACCGACGGGCGTACGAAGCTCAAGTCGCCCAGCGGCACGCTGTCCACCGCCGAGGCGATCTCCGTCGTCACCAGCGGCCTCGCCCTGGCCGCCCACTTCGGGGACGGCGTCCTGCGCGCCTCAGACGTGGCGGCGGGCATCCTCGGCGCCGTCGTCCGTGACCCGGCGGCCGACCGCGTCGTCTGGCAGGAGTATCTGGAAGCGGTCGTCCGTGAGCGCGACGGCTGGAAGGACTTCTACCGGGCGTGCCGGGAGGTGAGCGCGTGAGCACGCACGCGGCGGAGAGCGGGGCCGGGGTCCGCCGGCCGCCCGGACCCCTGCTGCTGGGGGTGCGCCACCACGGGCCCGGCTCGGCGCGGGCCGTACGGGCGGCGCTCGACGCGGCGGAGCCGCGCGTGGTGCTCCTCGAAGGGCCGCCGGAGGCCGACGCGTTGATCGCGCTCGCCGCCGACGAGGACATGCGGCCGCCCGTCGCGCTCCTCGCGCATGTCGTGGACGAGCCGGGGCGGTCGGCGTTCTGGCCGCTCGCCGAGTTCTCGCCGGAGTGGGTGGCCATCCGCTGGGCCCTGGACCACGACGTGCCGGCCCGCTTCATCGACCTCCCGGCCACGCACACGCTCGCCCGGGACGAGAAGGAAGAGACGGCGGAGAGCGAGGACGAGGGGAAGCCGGACGGGGCTCGTCCCGAAACCGCCGAGGACGCCGAAGCAACCGAGGACGCCGAGGACGCCGAACCCGCCCGGGACGTGCGGATCGACCCGCTGGCCGTCCTCGCCGAGACCGCCGGATACGACGACCCCGAGCGGTGGTGGGAGGACGTGATCGAGCACCGGGGGGCGCGAGGAGAGGACGCGTTCGCACCGTTCGAGGTGCTCGGCGAGGCCATGGAGGCGCTGCGGGAGGTCTACGGGACGGGGGGACACGACCGGGATCTCCTGCGCGAGGCGTACATGCGGCTTCAGGTGCGGGCAGCGCAGCGGGAGTTCGCGGACGACGTGGCCGTGGTGTGCGGCGCCTGGCACGTTCCCGCACTGCGGCAGCGGACCACCGTCGCCGCCGACCGGGCCCTGCTCAAGGGACTGCCCAAGGTGAAGGCCGACATGACCTGGGTGCCCTGGACCCACCGGCGGCTCTCCCGTATGAGCGGTTACGGAGCGGGCATCGACTCGCCCGGCTGGTACGGGCATCTGTTCGCCGCCGCCGACCGTCCCATAGAGCGCTGGATGACGAAGGTGGCGCGGCTGCTGCGGGACGAGGACCGGCCGGTCTCCTCCGCGCACGTCATCGAGGCGGTGCGGCTCGCCGACACCCTCGCCGCGATGCGGGGCCGCCCCCTGCCGGGCCTCACCGAGACCACCGACGCCGTACGGGCCGTGATGTGCGAGGGCTCGGACGTACCGCTCGCGCTCGTGCACGACCGCCTCGTCGTCGGCGACGTGCTGGGAGAGGTGCCCGCGACGGCGCCCGCCGTCCCGCTCCAGCGCGACCTCGCCCGGCTCCAGCGACGGCTGCGGCTCAAGCCGGAGGCACAGGAGACAGAGCTGGAACTCGACCTGCGCAAGGAGACCGACGGCGGACGCAGCAGGCTCCTGCACCGGCTGCGCCTCCTCGGCATCCGGTGGGGAGAGCCGGTCTCGTCGCGCGGCAGCACGGGTACGTTCCGGGAGACCTGGCGGTTGCACTGGGAGCCGGAGCTCGCGGTGCGCGTCGCCGAGGCCGGAGTCTGGGGTACGACGGTGATCGCCGCCGCGACCGCCAAGGCCGAGTCGGACGCGGTCGGCGCACGCTCGCTGGCCGAGGTCACGGGCCTCGCCGAGCGCTGCCTCCTCGCCGAACTCCCCGACGCGCTCCCCGTGGTGATGCGGATCCTCGCCGACCGGGCCGCCCTGGACGCCGACGTCGGCCACCTCGCCCAGGCGCTGCCCGCCCTCGTCCGCTCCCTGCGCTACGGCGACGTACGGGGCACGGACACCCAGGCCCTGGCCGAGGTCGCCGCCGGGCTCGCGGAGCGGGTCTTCGTCGGACTGCCCCCGGCCTGCGCCGCCCTCGACGCGGAGGCCGCGGAGGAGATGCGAGGCCACATCGACGCCGTGCACAGCGCGGTGGGACTGTTGGTCGAGGGGACGGAGGAGGCAGAGGAAGCCAAGGGGCCGGAGGGTGCGGGGAGCGGCAAGGAGGCCGGGGGAGGCGCGGGCGACCCCCGAGCCGGCATACGCGGCCGGTGGCACTCCGTCCTGGGCACGCTGTCCGCGCGGGACACCGTTCCGGGCGTCGTCCGGGGGCGGGCCGTGCGGTTGCTGCTGGACGACGGGGAGCTGGGGCAGGAGGAGGCGGCGAGGCTCATGGGACTCGTCCTGTCACCGGGCACCGCGCCCGGCGACGCGGCGGCCTGGATCGAGGGCTTCATCGGCGGGGGATCGGGGGGCGGCATGCTGCTCGTGCACGACGAGCGGCTGCTCGGCCTGGTCGACTCCTGGCTGACCGGTGTGCCGGGGGACGCGTTCACCGGCGTGCTCCCGTTGCTGCGGCGCACCTTCTCGGAGTACGAGCCCGGAGTGCGCCGCACCCTCGGCGAACTGGTCCGGCGTGGGCCGGGGTCGCGCGGGAGCGTCGCGGACACCGTCTCCGGGACACCCGGCTTCGGACCCGGCCTCGACGAGGCCCGCGCCGGCGCCGTAATGCCGGTGCTGCGCATGCTGCTGGGGCTGGACGAGACCGACGACGATCCGGGTGAACCGGGTAATCCCGGTAATCCGGGTGGTCGCCGTGGACCAGGGGACAACGACCTTGTGGGGGCGGGCCGATGACTACGGGAGCGGTGAGCGGGGGAACGGCCGACCGGGCCGGGGTGCCCGATCAGTCCGGGGCCACCGACGAGCGGCTGCGGCGCTGGCGGCTCGTGCTGGGCGGGGACGACGCGGACGGCACGGGCTGCGCGCTCACCGGGCAGGACGCCGCGATGGACGGGGCGCTCGGCGCGCTGTACGGGAACGGCAACGGGAAGGGCGGCAGGGCGCGGGCGGGGCAGGAGCGTTCGGCGGGGCTCGGGGCGTCCGCGCCGTCCGTCGCCCGGTGGCTGGGCGACATCCGGACGTACTTCCCGTCCTCCGTCGTCCAGGTCATGCAGCGGGACGCCATCGACCGCCTCGGGCTGTCCACCCTGCTCCTGGAGCCGGAGATGCTGGAGGCCGTGGAGGCCGACGTGCACCTGGTGGGCACGCTGTTGTCACTGAACAAGGCGATGCCCGAGACGACCAAGGAGACGGCACGGGCGGTCGTGCGCAAGGTGGTCGAGGACCTGGAGAAGCGGCTCGTGACCCGCACCAGGGCGACGCTCAAGGGGGCCCTCGACCGCAGTGCGCGTATCAGCCGGCCGCGCCATCAGGACATCGACTGGAACCGCACCATCGCGGCCAACCTCAAGCACTATCTGCCCGAGTACCGCACGGTCGTGCCCGAGCGGCTCATCGGCTACGGACGCGCCTCGCAGTCGGTGAAGAAGGAGGTCGTCCTCTGCATCGACCAGTCCGGCTCGATGGCGGCGTCGGTCGTGTACGCGTCGGTGTTCGGCGCGGTGCTCGCCTCGATGCGGTCGATCGACACCCGGCTCGTCGTCTTCGACACGGCGGTCGTCGACCTCACGGACCAGCTCGACGACCCGGTCGACGTCCTCTTCGGCACGCAGCTCGGCGGCGGTACGGACATCAACAGGGCCCTCGCGTACTGCCAGTCGCAAATCACGCGCCCCGCCGACACGGTGGTCGTGCTCATCAGCGACCTCTACGAAGGGGGCATCCGGAACGAGATGCTGAAGCGGGTCGCCGCGATGAAGGCCTCGGGGGTGCAGTTCGTGACGTTGCTCGCGCTGTCCGACG
This sequence is a window from Streptomyces ortus. Protein-coding genes within it:
- a CDS encoding DUF5682 family protein, translated to MSTHAAESGAGVRRPPGPLLLGVRHHGPGSARAVRAALDAAEPRVVLLEGPPEADALIALAADEDMRPPVALLAHVVDEPGRSAFWPLAEFSPEWVAIRWALDHDVPARFIDLPATHTLARDEKEETAESEDEGKPDGARPETAEDAEATEDAEDAEPARDVRIDPLAVLAETAGYDDPERWWEDVIEHRGARGEDAFAPFEVLGEAMEALREVYGTGGHDRDLLREAYMRLQVRAAQREFADDVAVVCGAWHVPALRQRTTVAADRALLKGLPKVKADMTWVPWTHRRLSRMSGYGAGIDSPGWYGHLFAAADRPIERWMTKVARLLRDEDRPVSSAHVIEAVRLADTLAAMRGRPLPGLTETTDAVRAVMCEGSDVPLALVHDRLVVGDVLGEVPATAPAVPLQRDLARLQRRLRLKPEAQETELELDLRKETDGGRSRLLHRLRLLGIRWGEPVSSRGSTGTFRETWRLHWEPELAVRVAEAGVWGTTVIAAATAKAESDAVGARSLAEVTGLAERCLLAELPDALPVVMRILADRAALDADVGHLAQALPALVRSLRYGDVRGTDTQALAEVAAGLAERVFVGLPPACAALDAEAAEEMRGHIDAVHSAVGLLVEGTEEAEEAKGPEGAGSGKEAGGGAGDPRAGIRGRWHSVLGTLSARDTVPGVVRGRAVRLLLDDGELGQEEAARLMGLVLSPGTAPGDAAAWIEGFIGGGSGGGMLLVHDERLLGLVDSWLTGVPGDAFTGVLPLLRRTFSEYEPGVRRTLGELVRRGPGSRGSVADTVSGTPGFGPGLDEARAGAVMPVLRMLLGLDETDDDPGEPGNPGNPGGRRGPGDNDLVGAGR
- a CDS encoding VWA domain-containing protein, which produces MTTGAVSGGTADRAGVPDQSGATDERLRRWRLVLGGDDADGTGCALTGQDAAMDGALGALYGNGNGKGGRARAGQERSAGLGASAPSVARWLGDIRTYFPSSVVQVMQRDAIDRLGLSTLLLEPEMLEAVEADVHLVGTLLSLNKAMPETTKETARAVVRKVVEDLEKRLVTRTRATLKGALDRSARISRPRHQDIDWNRTIAANLKHYLPEYRTVVPERLIGYGRASQSVKKEVVLCIDQSGSMAASVVYASVFGAVLASMRSIDTRLVVFDTAVVDLTDQLDDPVDVLFGTQLGGGTDINRALAYCQSQITRPADTVVVLISDLYEGGIRNEMLKRVAAMKASGVQFVTLLALSDEGAPAYDREHAAALAGLGAPAFACTPDLFPEVMAAAIEKRPLPIPDTGSPTR